A window of Pseudodesulfovibrio hydrargyri contains these coding sequences:
- a CDS encoding GNAT family acetyltransferase — protein MSRVPASRRSGCGWTSTPGAGYTPSMSHTIITYDDARHRDRVMALWREIFGYPSAYNDPAFAIDRKIAVDDLFWVAEADEAVFGTVMAGYDGHRGWIYSMAVAPDQRGKGLGSRLLDHAIEALKRRGCVKVNLQILESNEAVRRFYEANGFTVEPRLSMGRVLD, from the coding sequence GTGAGCCGGGTACCGGCGTCAAGAAGAAGCGGGTGCGGCTGGACTTCCACCCCGGGCGCGGGCTACACCCCCTCCATGTCCCACACCATCATTACATACGACGACGCCCGCCACCGCGACCGGGTCATGGCCCTGTGGCGCGAGATATTCGGCTACCCGTCCGCCTACAACGACCCCGCCTTCGCCATTGACCGCAAGATCGCGGTGGACGATCTGTTCTGGGTGGCCGAGGCGGACGAGGCGGTTTTCGGCACGGTCATGGCCGGATACGACGGTCACCGGGGCTGGATATATTCCATGGCCGTGGCCCCGGACCAGCGCGGAAAAGGGCTGGGCTCCCGTCTCCTGGATCACGCGATTGAAGCCCTCAAAAGGCGCGGGTGCGTCAAGGTCAACCTCCAGATCCTCGAATCCAACGAGGCGGTGCGCCGCTTCTACGAGGCCAACGGCTTTACCGTCGAGCCCCGCCTGAGCATGGGCAGGGTCCTGGACTAG
- a CDS encoding D-lyxose/D-mannose family sugar isomerase has product MKRSEINALIQDAKEFFASFKFALPPWAFWSPEQWKGKGESEVVRNQLGWDLTDYGAGEFDRRGLILFTIRNGNLATGHPKKYAEKIMIVRENQICPMHFHWSKTEDIINRGGGNLVIELYGSTPAEELAKEPLAVSVDGFTRIVQPGGTVVLTPGESIFLEQGMYHRFYGEPGKGKVLVGEVSSVNDDNADNRFHEPQARFPEIDEDEAPLHLLCTDYPKYV; this is encoded by the coding sequence ATGAAACGCAGCGAGATCAACGCCCTCATCCAGGATGCCAAGGAATTTTTCGCCTCCTTCAAGTTCGCCTTGCCGCCGTGGGCCTTCTGGTCCCCGGAACAATGGAAGGGCAAGGGCGAATCCGAGGTGGTCCGCAACCAGCTCGGCTGGGATCTGACCGACTACGGAGCGGGCGAGTTCGACCGGCGCGGGCTGATCCTGTTCACCATCCGCAACGGCAACCTGGCCACGGGCCATCCCAAGAAGTATGCGGAAAAGATCATGATCGTCCGCGAAAACCAGATCTGCCCCATGCATTTCCACTGGTCCAAGACCGAGGACATCATCAACCGGGGCGGCGGCAACCTGGTCATCGAGCTGTACGGGTCCACGCCCGCCGAGGAATTGGCCAAGGAGCCCCTGGCCGTGTCCGTGGACGGGTTCACGCGCATCGTCCAGCCCGGCGGCACGGTGGTGCTTACGCCCGGCGAGTCCATCTTCCTGGAACAGGGCATGTACCACAGGTTCTACGGCGAGCCGGGCAAGGGCAAGGTCCTGGTGGGCGAGGTCTCGTCCGTGAACGACGACAACGCCGACAACCGGTTCCATGAACCCCAGGCCCGATTCCCCGAGATCGACGAGGACGAAGCCCCGCTGCACCTGCTGTGCACGGACTACCCGAAATACGTCTAG